The window GTCGTAGTACTCGAGAGCACTGCCGATCCAGGCAGCCGTTGCCGCCTTTCGGGGATTGCCTGCCGCACGGGCGGGCGCGTTCGGGTGGGTCGTCATCGACTGCTCCTTGTTCTCCACTTTGAGGACATTTGCGAACGTACTAGTTAGTCCACTGGCATGGTGCACGTTTCACTCCTCCCTGTCAATCCCGCCCGCGACGGTCCGGGAAGGCGAGCGAATGCCTGGACTACGCTGACGTCGTGACCACAAAGCCCACCCGCGATGCCGAGCGCACGCGCATGGAGTTGTTGGCCGTGGCGACGGAGGTGTTCGCAGCCGAGGGCTTCTCGGGCGCTCGAGTCGACGTCATCGCCGAACGCACCCGCACGACGAAGCGGATGATCTACTACTACTTCGGCGGCAAGGAGGGGCTCTACCGCGCGGTTCTCGAGGAGGCGTACCGCGGCATCCGAGACGCCGAGCAGACGCTCGACGTCGACGAAGAGGACCCGCTGCATGCGATACGCCGACTCGCCGAGCTGACGTTCGATCATCACGTGGGTCACCAGGACTTCATCCGCCTCGTGGCCGTCGAGAACATCCACCGGGGAGAGCACATCACGCAGTTGCCCGCGCTTCGGGAGCTCTCCCAGCCGGCGGTCGGCGTTCTCGAGCGCGTTCTCGAGCGCGGACGCACGTCCGGGGTCTTTCGCGACGACGTAGATGCCCTGCAGGTACACCTCATGATCAGTTCCTACTGCGTCTTCCAGATCGCGAACCGCCACACGTTCGGATACCTCTTCGACCTCGATTTCGAGGATCCACGACAGAGGGCGCGCATGCGCGCCACTTTGGGGGACATCGTCGTCGGTTGGCTCACCGACCGCCCGGAACGGCTGCCACGCGGTTGACATGAACCGCTCATCCTGCTTCACTTCCGTACGTACCAGTTCGTACATTGGATGCGAGGACATGGATGTCAACGCCGCGAGCATTTCTCGTCGGGCTGATCGGCTCGGGCATCGGTCCGTCGCTCACACCGAGTCTGCACATGACGGAGGCCGCGCGTCACGCGCTCTCCTACGTCTACCGTCGGATCGATCTCGGTGACCTGGGCCTCCAGCCCGACGAGATCGGCGAGATCCTCACCTGGGCAGAGCGGCTCGGTTACGACGCGTTGAACGTGACGCACCCCTGCAAACAGGCCGTCATCCCCCACCTCGACGAGCTTTCGCCGCAGGCCGCGGGGTTGGGAGCCGTCAACACGGTGCTCCTTCGTGACGGGCGTCGCATCGGGCACAACACGGACACCTCGGGATTCGAGTCCGCATTCCGCGACGAGATGGGAGACGAAGAGCCGGGCGCGGTCGCGCTGCTCGGCGCCGGCGGCGCCGGTTCTGCGGTCGCCGATGCGCTCCTGCGGCTCGGGGCCCGACGCCTCGACGTCATCGACGTCGATCATTCCCGCGCCGAGCGCCTCGCCGGCGAACTGGCCCGGCGACACAGCACTCCGGTGCGCGCGCGCAGCGCAGACGGGATCGCCGACGTGCTCGCCGAAGCCGACGGCCTCGCGCACTGCACACCCACCGGGATGCGAGAGCATCCGGGCCTCCCGGTGGCGGCCGACGTTCTGCGTCCGGACCTCTGGGTCGCTGACATCGTCTATCGGCCGCTGGAGACCCAACTGCTCCGTGTCGCGCGGGAGCGTGGCTGCCGTACGGTCCCGGGCGGCGGCATGGCCGTCCACCAGGCCGCCGACGCCTTCGAACTGATCACCGGCATCCGCCCGGACCCCGCTCGTATGCGCAGGGACTTCACCCGATTGATCGAGGCGACCGGCGAGGCGCCGAGTCGCCCGCCTCAGCCCGCGACTTCCTGGTAGGCCGCGAACAGCAGCGATTCGTCGGGTGCCTGCAACACCGTCGGACGGGCGATGTCGTCGAGCACGATGAACCGCAGCATCCCGCCGCGCGACTTCTTGTCGCGCTGCATGGTGGCCAGCAGCTGCGGCCAGGCGCCGGCGCGATAGGTCGTCGGGAGCCCGAGCGACTCGAGGATCTCCCGATGGCGGGCCGCAGCCCCGTCCGAGAGTCGACCGGCGAGGCGCGAGAGCTCGGCGGCGTACACCATGCCGATGGAGATCGCGGCGCCGTGACGCCACCGGTAGCGCTCGGCGTGCTCGATCGCATGACCGAGCGTGTGACCGTAATTGAGGATCTCCCGCAGGCCCGCCTCACGGAAGTCCTCGCCCACGACGCGCGCTTTCATGTCGATTGCGAGCTCGAGACAGCGTCGGAAGGATGCGGACGACGGATCCACAATGGCCTGCGGTTCCGCTTCGATGCGGTCGAGGATCTCGGGTGCCCAGATGAAGCCCGCCTTGACGACCTCGGCGAAGCCCGCCGTGGCCTCGTTCTGCGACAATCCGTCCAACATCGAGAGATCGCAGACGACCGCCTGTGGCGCCCAGAAGGCGCCGACGAGGTTCTTGCCTTCCGCGGTGTTGATGCCCGTTTTGCCGCCGACCGCCGCGTCGACCATGCCGAGGACGGTCGTCGGCACCTGCACCACCTGGATGCCGCGCAGCCAGGTAGCGGCGACGAAGCCGGCCAGATCTGTCACGGCTCCCCCGCCGAACCCGACGACCGCATCCGTCCGCGTGAAGTCCGCTTGGCCCATGACCTGCCAGCAGAACGCGGCCACCTCGACGCGCTTGCCCTGCTCGGCATCGGGGATCTCTGCCAGGAGCACCTCACGCCCCCCGTCGGCCATGAGGCGTTCGCGCAGGGAGGCTGCGGCCGCAGCCAGTGTCGGCGGGTGGACGACGAGAACCTTGCGGACCGACGCCGCGAGGGCCTCCCCCACCCGATCCAGGATGTCGCGCCCGAGATGGATCGTGTACCCGTTGTCACCGGCGACGGTGATCTCGGTCGTCTCGGTCATGAGTGTCCCTTCGGTGCGGCCGTCCGCGCCCACGCCACGATCTGGTCGACGACGTCGGAGAGCGGTCCGTGCGAGGTGTCGAACGTCACGTCGGCGACGTCGGTGTACAGCGGCATCCGCTCATCCAGGATGCGGCGCCAGCGCGCGACGGGATCCTCGCCCTCGGCGGCGAGGAGCGGACGGTGGCCACCCCCGATCCGGCC is drawn from Microbacterium binotii and contains these coding sequences:
- a CDS encoding shikimate dehydrogenase translates to MSTPRAFLVGLIGSGIGPSLTPSLHMTEAARHALSYVYRRIDLGDLGLQPDEIGEILTWAERLGYDALNVTHPCKQAVIPHLDELSPQAAGLGAVNTVLLRDGRRIGHNTDTSGFESAFRDEMGDEEPGAVALLGAGGAGSAVADALLRLGARRLDVIDVDHSRAERLAGELARRHSTPVRARSADGIADVLAEADGLAHCTPTGMREHPGLPVAADVLRPDLWVADIVYRPLETQLLRVARERGCRTVPGGGMAVHQAADAFELITGIRPDPARMRRDFTRLIEATGEAPSRPPQPATSW
- the aroB gene encoding 3-dehydroquinate synthase, whose amino-acid sequence is MTETTEITVAGDNGYTIHLGRDILDRVGEALAASVRKVLVVHPPTLAAAAASLRERLMADGGREVLLAEIPDAEQGKRVEVAAFCWQVMGQADFTRTDAVVGFGGGAVTDLAGFVAATWLRGIQVVQVPTTVLGMVDAAVGGKTGINTAEGKNLVGAFWAPQAVVCDLSMLDGLSQNEATAGFAEVVKAGFIWAPEILDRIEAEPQAIVDPSSASFRRCLELAIDMKARVVGEDFREAGLREILNYGHTLGHAIEHAERYRWRHGAAISIGMVYAAELSRLAGRLSDGAAARHREILESLGLPTTYRAGAWPQLLATMQRDKKSRGGMLRFIVLDDIARPTVLQAPDESLLFAAYQEVAG
- a CDS encoding TetR/AcrR family transcriptional regulator, producing MTTKPTRDAERTRMELLAVATEVFAAEGFSGARVDVIAERTRTTKRMIYYYFGGKEGLYRAVLEEAYRGIRDAEQTLDVDEEDPLHAIRRLAELTFDHHVGHQDFIRLVAVENIHRGEHITQLPALRELSQPAVGVLERVLERGRTSGVFRDDVDALQVHLMISSYCVFQIANRHTFGYLFDLDFEDPRQRARMRATLGDIVVGWLTDRPERLPRG